A window of the Tiliqua scincoides isolate rTilSci1 chromosome 5, rTilSci1.hap2, whole genome shotgun sequence genome harbors these coding sequences:
- the LOC136652736 gene encoding olfactory receptor 13H1-like, with protein MELGELNDTVITEFVLIGFAGKPKTRMGLMSFLIFAYLVTMIGNGIILFVVIAEPRLHNPMYFFLCNLSIVDICYTTASVPQAIANCLVDRPVMSFNMCYTQMYVGIYIGSTECFLLAVMAYDRYVAISNPLRYMIIMNWKICVMLSAVSWVGAFFLSVVPIVAQPSQFCGHNKVDNIVCELTALMKLICSDNAVGQVVMFFTSSFTLLVPFAFILFSYLRIIVAIIRLHSSGGRWKAFSTCGSHLAVVGFYYGTCIFTYVKPQSKVSQERDKIIPTIYGTVIPLLNPLIYTLRNQEVKGALKRLTEKKMSS; from the coding sequence ATGGAATTGGGAGAACTGAATGACACTGTAATCACCGAATTTGTTCTCATTGGATTTGCAGGAAAACCCAAGACAAGGATGGGTTTAATGAGCTTTTTGATCTTTGCCTATCTGGTGACCATGATTGGGAATGGGATCATTCTCTTTGTTGTGATAGCAGAGCCCCGGCTTCATAACCCAATGTACTTCTTTCTTTGTAATTTGTCCATTGTTGATATCTGCTATACTACAGCTTCTGTTCCTCAAGCTATTGCCAACTGCTTGGTGGACAGACCTGTCATGTCCTTTAACATGTGTTACACACAAATGTATGTTGGCATTTATATAGGATCAACAGAATGTTTCCTACTAGcagtcatggcttatgaccggtaTGTTGCCATCTCCAATCCCCTGCGTTACATGATTATCATGAACTGGAAAATTTGTGTTATGTTGTCTGCAGTTTCGTGGGTGGGTGCCTTCTTCCTTTCTGTAGTCCCCATTGTTGCTCAACCATCCCAGTTCTGTGGACACAACAAAGTGGATAATATCGTCTGTGAGCTCACAGCTCTCATGAAACTGATTTGCTCAGATAATGCTGTGGGCCAAGTGGTCATGTTTTTCACAAGTAGCTTCACTCTTCTTGTCCCCTttgcttttatccttttttccTACTTACGCATTATTGTGGCCATCATAAGACTCCATTCGTCAGGGGGCAGGTGGAAAGCTTTTTCAACCTGTGGGTCCCATTTGGCTGTGGTTGGATTCTACTATGGAACGTGTATATTCACATATGTAAAGCCACAATCTAAGGTTTCGCAAGAACGAGATAAAATCATTCCTACAATTTATGGAACAGTAATTCCTTTGTTAAACCCTTTAATCTATACACTGAGGAACCAAGAGGTCAAGGGTGCACTTAAGCGACTGACAGAGAAGAAAATGTCATCCTAG
- the LOC136652738 gene encoding olfactory receptor 13H1-like gives MKVSEEMNETEITQFLFTGFSHRPTTRMGLAASMTIVYLVTMLGNGLILLVVITDSRLHNPMYFFLCNLSIIDICLSTSSIPQPIVNCLVDRPALSFGRCYTQMYISIYLGSTECFLLAVMAYDQYIAISSPLRYTIIMNWRVCISMAVGSWIVAFFLVVVPGLANPFRFCGHNKIDHFACEVTAVMKLICSDKSVTQRNMYFTSTFTVLFPFSFILFSYLRIIVTILRIHSAGGRLKAFSTCLSHLAVVVAFYGISIATYIKPQSKDSHDSDKAMYVINAGVVPMVNPLIYTLKNQDVKGALKRLMEKKL, from the coding sequence ATGAAGGTCTCAGAAGAGATGAACGAGACTGAAATAACTCAGTTTCTCTTCACTGGATTTTCTCACCGACCCACAACAAGGATGGGATTGGCAGCTTCCATGACCATTGTTTACTTGGTGACCATGTTGGGAAATGGACTTATCCTCTTGGTGGTCATAACCGATTCACGGCTCCACAATCCTATGTACTTTTTCCTTTGCAATCTGTCCATCATTGATATCTGTCTTTCTACATCTTCAATTCCACAGCCCATTGTCAACTGTTTGGTGGACAGACCTGCCTTATCTTTTGGTAGGTGTTACACTCAAATGTACATTAGCATATACCTTGGATCGACTGAATGTTTCTTGCTGGCAGTCATGGCTTACGATCAGTATATAGCCATCTCCAGTCCACTTCGTTATACAATCATCATGAACTGGAGAGTTTGCATCTCGATGGCTGTTGGATCATGGATAGTAGCTTTCTTTCTTGTTGTAGTTCCTGGCCTTGCAAACCCATTCCGTTTTTGTGGACACAACAAAATAGATCACTTTGCTTGTGAAGTTACAGCAGTAATGAAGTTAATTTGCTCAGACAAGTCTGTTACCCAACGGAACATGTATTTTACCAGCACCTTCACagtcctctttcccttctctttcatcCTCTTTTCTTATCTCCGTATAATTGTGACCATTCTGAGAATCCATTCAGCTGGTGGCAGACTGAAAGCTTTCTCTACATGTCTGTCCCACCTGGCTGTAGTGGTTGCTTTCTATGGAATCTCTATAGCCACATACATCAAACCTCAGTCGAAAGATAGCCATGATAGTGACAAAGCCATGTATGTCATTAATGCAGGAGTGGTACCCATGGTAAACCCTTTAATCTATACTCTGAAAAACCAGGACGTGAAAGGGGCACTTAAACGACTGATGGAGAAGAAACTGTGA
- the LOC136652739 gene encoding olfactory receptor 13H1-like has protein sequence MKVSEEMNETEITQFLFTGFSHRPTTRMGLAAFMTIVYLVTMLGNGLILLVVITDSRLHNPMYFFLCILSIIDICLSSSSVPQSIVNCLVDRPALSFGRCYAQMYISIYLGSTECFLLAVMAYDRYIAISSPLRYTIIMNWRLCVLMTVGSWIVAFLLVIVPGLANPVRFCGQNKVDHFACEVTALLKLICSDNTVNQLNMYFTSTFTVLFPFSFILFSYLRIIVAILRIHSAAGRLKAFSTCGSHLAVVVAFYGISIATYIKPQLKDSHDSDKAMYVINAGVVPMVNPLIYTLKNQEVKGALKRLMEKKL, from the coding sequence ATGAAGGTCTCAGAAGAGATGAACGAGACTGAAATAACTCAGTTTCTCTTCACTGGATTTTCTCACCGACCCACAACAAGGATGGGATTGGCAGCTTTCATGACCATTGTTTATTTGGTGACCATGTTGGGAAATGGACTTATCCTCTTAGTGGTCATAACCGATTCACGGCTCCACAATCCTATGTacttttttctttgcattctgtcCATCATTGATATCTGTCTTTCTTCCTCATCAGTTCCACAATCCATTGTCAACTGTTTGGTGGACAGACCTGCCTTATCTTTTGGTAGGTGTTACGCTCAAATGTACATTAGCATATACCTTGGATCGACTGAATGTTTCTTGCTGGCAGTCATGGCTTACGATCGGTATATAGCCATCTCCAGTCCACTGCGTTATACAATCATCATGAACTGGAGACTCTGTGTCCTGATGACTGTTGGGTCATGGATAGTAGCCTTCTTACTTGTTATAGTTCCTGGTCTTGCAAACCCAGTCCGATTCTGTGGTCAGAACAAAGTAGATCACTTTGCTTGTGAAGTCACGGCACTCCTGAAGTTGATTTGCTCAGACAACACTGTTAACCAACTGAACATGTATTTTACCAGCACCTTCACagtcctctttcccttctctttcatcCTCTTTTCTTATCTCCGTATAATAGTGGCCATTCTGAGAATCCATTCAGCTGCTGGCAGACTGAAAGCTTTCTCTACATGTGGGTCCCACCTGGCTGTAGTGGTTGCTTTCTATGGAATCTCTATAGCCACATACATCAAACCTCAGTTGAAAGATAGCCATGATAGTGACAAAGCCATGTATGTCATTAATGCAGGAGTGGTACCCATGGTAAACCCTTTAATCTATACTCTGAAAAACCAGGAGGTGAAAGGGGCACTTAAACGACTGATGGAGAAGAAACTGTGA